The genomic interval TATGCGGTGGCGGAATAGAGGGCTGGCGGGGTGAATCTCCTTTTCTAAATCCTTTCGGCAAAAGGTGCTTTCCTGTAATCTTTGCGCCTATTTTTCCAACCATTGGAAACAGGAGTTTTTGAATGATGCGCGTTTTGAAGATTTTGGGTCTGTCAGTAATTTGCAGCGGGGTTGTGCTGGCGCAGTACACCAATGTCATTGAAGATGGCCAGACCATACAGGTGGTCAGCGACTGGGATAACGGAGGTGCTGATCTGATCGTTGGCGGTACTTCGGGCGGAAATACTCTGTACATCAATACGGGTTATGTGGTGTCGAACAGCAGCGAAGTGGTGATCGGTCGTGATGCCGGAGCCGATGAAAACAGGGTCGATCTCGACGGTTCGGGCCTGCTGGTGAATGGCGATATGATTGTGGGCGGTGAAGGGGACGGTAATCTGCTGCTGATTGATAATGATTCCTATGTGGAGAACTCCAATGCCTATGTCGGAGTGAATTCGGAGGATAATGCAGTCGCGGTAACCGACGACAGTGTCTGGAATAATAACGGGACGCTGTATCTGGATTCGGGTTCCGGCAATGCCGTATCGGTCAGTAGCGGCGGACAGGTACTCGCCGACAGCCTGCAGCTGAGTGGGGATAATGTTTTTAACCTGAACAATTCCGGCGTGCTTTTGCTGCGTTCCGATTTTAATGTTTCGACCAGTGGATTCAATTGGAATACGGGGGGACATCTTTATCTGACCAATGGAACGCTGACCGGACTTACCGACACCAATGGGGCCACCTATCTTCACGATGAGCGGGATCTGACGCTGAATGATGCCGATATGGATGTCTCCGGTACGGATCTGACGGTCGGTGACTTCGGCTCCAACAGCGATCTGCAGATTCTGAACGGCGGCACCGTGCTGGCGGATAACGGGGTGATCGGTTCGGGCAGTGATGCGGAGGATAACTCCATTATTGTTTCCGGCGAAGGCTCTTCACTGAGCTTCAGCGAGGGCGGCCTGCAGATCGGGGTCAATGCAGGAACCGGCAATGCGCTGGGGGTTTTTGACGGGGCCTGGACATTTGTCGGGGATGCGGGCACGAACGATGTTGCCGGCACGACCAACGGCGGTCTGATTGTTGCGCATTCCTCCGGAGCGACGCTGGAGCTGGATAACAGTGCTGTGGTCAGTGTTGACGGTGGGCTGTTTGTAGGAACCGCCGGAGGGGGAACCGGTGCGGTGACTATTGCAAACGGAAGTTCGGTCGGCGTAGGAACGGTTGAAATTGAAGACGGCAGTCAGATTGAACTTCAGGAATACGGCGCTTTTCTGGTGGAAGGCGATTTTATTTACGGCAACGACAGTTCAAAGTTTGTCTGGGAGGACTATACGACGCTCGGTGTCGGTGGGACCCTGAGTAAAACGAACGGTCTGGACGGTACGCAGCGGACGCTGAATCTCAACGGCGGTGACTGGGCCCTGGCGGACAGCACGGTGATTTCGGGCATAAGCAATACGGTGCAGGTGCTGGATGGCGGTACGCTGACGACGACGAACGGATTGCTTTCCGGAACAAACAATGCCGTGGTGATTTCCGGTACTGATTCGCATTGGGAAAATGCAGGGTCTCTTTATGCGGAAGGAACAAACAACAGTGTTTCCGTGGCTTCCGGAGGGAAGGTTTCGGCAACCGGTGTAGATTTTGAAGATGGTAATGCATTTAATATCAATTCCGGCGGTACGCTGGCACTGACCACGAATCTTTTTGATTGGTCGGCTGTTGAAAACATCAACTGGAACAGCGGCGGTAATCTGGCGCTGATCGATGGTGAAATTACGGGACTGGATAGCACAAACCTGGTGTTCAACGGCTCCACGAACAGTGCGGTTTCTGTAGGCGGCGGGCGCAGTCTTACGCTTGAAAACGGGACCTGGGATGACAACAGCGCTGACCATCTGGTGGTGGGGTTGAATCAGAGCGGAGAAACAGTCGCTATTTCCAACAAAACAACCATGGTGCATAACGATGCCTATATCGGCTGGGGCAGTGGGTCCGAAGGAAACAGTGTCGTGGTTTCCGATGCCGATACGCTGTGGGAGGTGCAGGGCGGTGATCTGTATATCGGAGCCTATTGGGTCGACGGAACCAATCTGACCGCAACCGGCGGGAATGATAATTATCTCTATGTCCGTGACGGTGCCCAGGTGTTCGTCGGGGATACCACGACCAACGAAGCCGGTGTTCTGGTGGCCTCAAGTGACGGAGCGACCATGACGCTGGGGGATGGCCGGGTGGAGATTGACGATACGCTCTTTATCGGTCAGGGAGTGAATACCGGTATCGTTACGATTATGGACGGCGGCGATATGCGGGTCGGTGATCTGAAGATTGCGGCCGGCAGTGAACTGGACCTGCAGGAGAACGGAATCTTCCGGATCAGCACTAACCTGAATATGGATGTTTTGGCAGGAA from Verrucomicrobia bacterium S94 carries:
- a CDS encoding autotransporter outer membrane beta-barrel domain-containing protein, whose amino-acid sequence is MMRVLKILGLSVICSGVVLAQYTNVIEDGQTIQVVSDWDNGGADLIVGGTSGGNTLYINTGYVVSNSSEVVIGRDAGADENRVDLDGSGLLVNGDMIVGGEGDGNLLLIDNDSYVENSNAYVGVNSEDNAVAVTDDSVWNNNGTLYLDSGSGNAVSVSSGGQVLADSLQLSGDNVFNLNNSGVLLLRSDFNVSTSGFNWNTGGHLYLTNGTLTGLTDTNGATYLHDERDLTLNDADMDVSGTDLTVGDFGSNSDLQILNGGTVLADNGVIGSGSDAEDNSIIVSGEGSSLSFSEGGLQIGVNAGTGNALGVFDGAWTFVGDAGTNDVAGTTNGGLIVAHSSGATLELDNSAVVSVDGGLFVGTAGGGTGAVTIANGSSVGVGTVEIEDGSQIELQEYGAFLVEGDFIYGNDSSKFVWEDYTTLGVGGTLSKTNGLDGTQRTLNLNGGDWALADSTVISGISNTVQVLDGGTLTTTNGLLSGTNNAVVISGTDSHWENAGSLYAEGTNNSVSVASGGKVSATGVDFEDGNAFNINSGGTLALTTNLFDWSAVENINWNSGGNLALIDGEITGLDSTNLVFNGSTNSAVSVGGGRSLTLENGTWDDNSADHLVVGLNQSGETVAISNKTTMVHNDAYIGWGSGSEGNSVVVSDADTLWEVQGGDLYIGAYWVDGTNLTATGGNDNYLYVRDGAQVFVGDTTTNEAGVLVASSDGATMTLGDGRVEIDDTLFIGQGVNTGIVTIMDGGDMRVGDLKIAAGSELDLQENGIFRISTNLNMDVLAGNGFDWYSTNSTVQVDGTLTRSDYFLDKEQNLILGTNGLWDTGGADLIVGVDGNSKLTVRDTGELNAGNITIGGSVSNGGSSAVIVDGGVLNGTDVIIGADTDENYMEISDQGSVNLLGSVYLGGTNSTGNYVLLDGSNTTMNIGGDLWVGAADTNSSGNIFYLQNQAELTVDGDVFVFGGNRMVLSDGTNFVGGDFTVYSNAALTGTGEIELTDANALLTLENGNMAIDEDGSLGYTVSSGVSFAGTGSNQVKVDGGIFGLLGSSTADQYSGFDSLTLSGTEFYGYGTNDFNSFSMTNGTIRPSSNLGTTALSGGEYRLIDTAGTLVMNGSFSASNTTYKADILGVYGHDLLHFAQNVTLDGLIADITVASVTNSEMVILSSDVGLSGDFAETNLTNHMLLFDASLVKVGNDVVVQMTNTADSFSSSLDYAGSESIRAGFNGMKNAVFTRTKQLRRNLVSTAHAIPHDAFLMTNTNAPAGPQGPGADNTIFDMHVWAQYFNGQGDYDAHGLSDGYTLNQSGTTLGADRLVGEDLTVGFNYTYARGDAETTNTDYLDTETYWFGAYGEWVGKSGLYVDTLLAYGRSNYDSIRVENDDDRDYRGTASYRGDNFGGYVDVGQYMYYKNLAIAPYIGLHALFMDTDDHTETSTVDNNEQLKVDGMSRTLVESALGLKARHRFDTSIGRFQTTGYAEWTHDFVQDEIATEMQQVNDVLGLNTAPVTQAAIKPEEDLFNIGLGLSWRSTEYMEIGIGYNGRFSDDYEEHMGSLMLDVMF